gtgTGCATGATGGGTGGCGTGGCTCTGGCTCTTCTCAGTttgcggaggaagtagagacgctgctgtgaTTTATTGGCCAGTGCTGCTGCGTTTCCAGTCCAGGAGAGGTCCTCTGTGATGACCACACCCAAGAACTTGGTGCTATTCACTCTCTCCACAGTGGCACCGTTGATGGTCAGAGGAGCATGCTGAGTGTGCGTTCTCCGGAAGTCAACAACAATCTCCTTCGTCTTCTCCACgttcagagagagattgttgaCAGTGCACCACCTGGCCAGGCGTCTCACCTCGTTCCTGTAGTTTGTCTCATCTTTGTTGCTAATGAGACCCACTACAGTCaagtcatctgcaaacttgataaagaggttggagttgtgtgatggtgtgcagtCATGGGTCAGCAGGGTGAAGAGAAGGGGGCTGAGCACACATTCCTGGGGGGCCCAGTGTTCAGGGTGATGGTGCTGGATGTGTTGCCGCCGACCCGTACTGCTTGAGGTCTTACAGTCAGAAAGTCCAATAGCCAGTTGCACAATGAAGTGCTGGGCCCTAGCTGaagcagtttattactgagctGTTGAGGGATTATAGTGTTGAAttctgaactaaagtctatgaacagcattctaaCATACGAGTCCTTtttgatgagtgagtgagtgctgaaTGCATGGCAGTTGAGATGGCATCATCAGTTGAGTGGTTGGGCCGATATGCAAACTGGAAGGGGTCCAGAGAGGGGGGTAGGGCAGTAACACAAAAATGATTTTAGGTATCCTGAGATTATAATGAGATATTTTGGATGTGACATTTTTCTTTGCCAAATTCAACCAAACATGGCGGAAATGTTGAAAACTAAACACAGGGAAGTGTAAATGAAATTCTCTCGTATAAATTATGtgatgaataattaattaaataaaactgaaatgcaACAAGGAGTTTTACattacatgacatttaaatgtgtCCCAGTACTTGCGTAATTTCTTAGTACACACACAATTCTATGTAATTGTAGTAGTTTAAATGCACAGAAGACTGTAAGAGGATGAATTGTGATGCAGCTACTATCATAATCACTGCTGTTTGTCCAACTACTCCATGATCTTATATTTACATAACATCATACACTACTTGCTATATCATACATATCATACACTATAATGCTGATGAAAGAAGATGCAGGATACATAAAGAAATTGTCATTGATCACACAGCAGTATGTAACGGACGTTGATAAATGACACACATTCTAAGCTGCTCTGCTTCTGCACCACCACATTCATTTCCACATCACCATCTATGGTCAACAACTTCCCGTTAAGAGCACAGTCGTCTGCTGAAGCCTACTTATAATCAGTTTAATGTCATTACACTTTCCTACCACTAGGGGTTTAAGCACAGGAGTAGTTCTAAATATACAAACATCCTCATGCAcaggaataaatcacttcagtccatagaaacacatgcaaactttaaagtaagcttattttttttgtttattattttgaccTGCCTTcatgtttaactttattttaatgttttgtgtttaactttattttaatgtgttgtgtttaacttTAGATGTGTTTAGAAAATCTCTCCTTCAAATATCAGATTCTGCTAAATTTATTAATCTGTAATTAGTGCATGACAATTAAACATATTTGAAACATTCATTATCTGCTTTGAACAGAGCTGGTATCAGTGAattcatgcacagattttcatttgTAGCTTGTGAATGTTCCAGTACagtgatttattaatttttctgtAAATCTTTAAAGAGTCTCCTATTATTGGTAGAATATAGTGTGATTATTATGTAAGAAatgacagacagtgtgtgtggtgtaaactcCTGAGTTATGGAGTAGTATGATGAAGCAAACTTACTGTCTCCACCTtactgaagttgattattttatattttaggtTGTATATAGAATCTTCATAGAAGAATGATGTCTGCTTTGTCTGATCTTCCTCCTCATGATCACAGGTGAGTCTTACCTTTACattatcacagtcacacacactggagacagtACAAACTGATTTAATCAGCAAATCTGTGCTTGTTCTTAAGGTCCATTTAAGAATCATgtgtaaaatacagaaaaaatatatatgcctgcttttttatttctctgtgaaTAAAGGATCAAAATGCAGATTCAGTTTGAATATTAATTCCACATTACAGTTTTCTTCCAGTCGTGAAGAATAGTTTTTACTTGTGAGTGAACTGAGTGTTTGATGGGGTTCAGGATAATAATCTCTAATCACTTTTATGTATCATGTTTCAGCTCTTGGGAATGGAGTGTGAAATACAGCCAACTTAATCTCTGTGCTTTAAAAGGATCTACAGTGATTATGAacgtcacttacacacacccaccagGTCTTACAGTGACACAGAGGTTTTGGTTAATTAACCCAGTTTGGTTTAAAGAGCCGACTGATCTGTATAATGAATGAGGATACTCAGGCAGAGTGACGTATTTAACAGATGTACAGAATCTCTTCCACCTCAGACTGAGTGATGTGAAGAAAACAGATGAACAAAGAGGGACAAAGAGGGACAAAGATACCTGGGTAAACTTGGAGTTACACTCAATGTTACACTCAGTGTTATAGGTAaagaaaataatcttttttatataattgcATCAGAATTTATTTGGACCCTTAAGCAGCACTTAAtcttctaattttattttctacatttttaattttcactacATTAGAAAACATCTCAAACAAAacaccatttattttaaagaaagacaccACAAGCTCACTTTTCAAccaaaacattataaatgtttaaaaatctacaTAATAATTAGAGAGAAAGTAAGTGGACACTCAGTACTGGTTTCATTACCAATCACAGTGTAGCGTGTTTGGAGGGTTCAGGGAAAGAGGAAACAAGAGGCAGGATTGGAGATCGTTATTTAAGAAATAGACGCTCTACTGGCTTCTGGACGGCTTTCATGATTTAACATTTCTCTCATTGTTTAAGGTCTTGATCTTCAGATCGCTCCTGCAGAAGTGACAGAAGGACAATCAGTCGTTCTGACCTGTAAAACCACCTGCAATCTGACTGATCCAACATTCATCTGGTACAAAAACAGCAGAGATTTAACCACAATGACCAACAAGAACAATGAAGTCCGTCTGCAGTCGGTCAGCAGTGAGGATGCAGGCAGTTATAGCTGTGCTGTAAGAGGATATGAAGATCTCCACTCTCCTGTTCAAACCCTCAGAGTCAGATGTGAGCTTTATTTACCTTCTTAAATATACTTTATAACTTGATAgttaataaaggaaaacaaaataaagtactggtgtaagtaaagaaaacacaaaatgacattGACTGACAGTCATAGCTTGAAGCCTGAGATCAGATGACAGTCCCAtagatttgatctaaaatgttatcattatgttttaaaaaaaaattacttacaATAAAAAGTCTAGTATAATTGTTGTATTTACTGAAtctattaattaatgaattctGGAAGCAATTTCATATTTGTGTTGATTAGTAAAATAGAGTGATAATTAGAGCAAATagtttatttgcattttggttTATGAAAGTGGAATTCATGTGTGGTGGTAAATTCActggttatttctttatttcttctgtaaTTCTAATGAACTGTTGTCCTAAAATATAGAATTAAGTAGGTACTCAACCTGCCCCTGGTGATTTGTTATTGTGGTGTTGGagttaataatgttattattgttctgtgtgattTGAATCTTGAAGTATTTTTAGTGTTAATTCTAAGAATGACAGGAAAGTAGATAAAAACTCTATTGAATCCCATTCCGACACTAAGGGAAAGAAATACAGCCATTTACAGAAAGGGGTCTCTGATTTATCCCAATAATAAAGATTCAAATGAAATCTAAAGCCAAACGTAATAATCAAAAAAGGCACAGAAATAATAGTTATAAACTGCATTCAATTATTgatgaaagacagaacaaaagCATTAATTATGACCACGAACTTCTTTCCTCACTCTGGTCATGGAACTCTCTAGATCGTCCAAAGAATGTCTCAGTGTCCATCAGCCCCTCTGGTGAGATAGTGGAGGAcagttcagtgactctgacctgtaggAGTGATGCCAACCCACCTGTACAGAACTACACCTGGTTTAAGGTGAAAGAATCATCACCTGTAGGATCTGGACAGAGTTACAGACCTGTACAGAGCGGACAGTATTACTGTGAGGCTCAGAATGAACACGGCTCTGAGAGATCAGCTGCAGTGCCTGTCACTATTAATGGTGAAGGTGATGATGTAAATCTATAAATGAGAAACAAACTGATAAATATTTAACCCTGATTTTTATTACATTGTCATCCACACAGACTCCCTGAGCTCAGGTGTGTACGCAGGTCTTGGTGTTGTTCTGGTTGTCTGTATTTGTCTAACTGTCAAATTCTTGTCTATAaggtaagaaattacagaatattttcaCCTTAATATAAAAAGTGGAGTCCAAAAGACTTTTCTGTTGTACagatctgtgtgtttaaatattttcccAGTAAACTGTTATGCGGAGGCGGAAGCAGAAGTAGCAGTGAAAACAGTTTAATGCAAACTCAAAGGCAAAGCCAAAACAAATACTTGCGGAGCAACGCAGGGATAATCCGGTGGTTCGCTCCGAAGGCGCAGCCcgctgtcacgatgtgacacggtgagacaaaggcgagtgaggatccaaatgcagtttaaggtttaatataaacaaaacacaaacaaaccggcaggcaacgcggaacaaacaggaaacgggaacatggacatgcacacaccaccaccaaaaacgaccaacaacattgaagtgaacagacagagtatatatggagaacgagaaccaatcacaaaacagagacagacaaggactaagacaaaacacctggggaagagaatgaatgtaattagtgtccatggtaacagataggtgggcggggtcaacaattaacatcagggagagacggcagacagaaacaaggggaaaacacagacagacacattacagagccccccccctacgagcggcttccagatgctcccaagtccacaaaacccagttcaggcgagtggagcgaaggcgcaaccagggtgggagggcgggtcgggttcgtgtagtggtggcgcccgccgagcaggaggccggggtggcgccagccgagccggggGCCGGGGcagcgccggcagagcaggagaccagg
This genomic window from Tachysurus fulvidraco isolate hzauxx_2018 chromosome 18, HZAU_PFXX_2.0, whole genome shotgun sequence contains:
- the LOC125139393 gene encoding B-cell receptor CD22-like, which codes for MMSALSDLPPHDHSSWEWSVKYSQLNLCALKGSTVIMNVTYTHPPGLTVTQRFWLINPVWFKEPTDLYRDKEGQRYLGKLGVTLNVTLSLDLQIAPAEVTEGQSVVLTCKTTCNLTDPTFIWYKNSRDLTTMTNKNNEVRLQSVSSEDAGSYSCAVRGYEDLHSPVQTLRVRYRPKNVSVSISPSGEIVEDSSVTLTCRSDANPPVQNYTWFKVKESSPVGSGQSYRPVQSGQYYCEAQNEHGSERSAAVPVTINGEGDDVNL